A single region of the Mercenaria mercenaria strain notata chromosome 6, MADL_Memer_1, whole genome shotgun sequence genome encodes:
- the LOC123549314 gene encoding transcription termination factor 3, mitochondrial-like: MLRQAVRLFLEQHNRLTYSCLQGIIRRIHMLNISEAQIRNGNVVRKYSHNVCLRYVHSTAVYCNDKNNLKYERSGNVGEKTQDGDQSGDIITDKHNDDVALYGKIVNYKDKSEISVHKNELDLSNFIDELDSDASNDNHDDSFNNDDEAIGRELVPLKGQELVTVKKNRRKSLDLSNLIDKLDSDASNDNHDDFFDDDETVGRELVPLKGQELETVRKNHGKSLVTTNMYYKPKSITQSLLEEEEEAADIVTSETNSELARLEEEYNLDLAEKGQLKVPGVKKVEIPALTDVGPIVNDSEVLQKLVQLGVDLSVVQKKGMIEDVLKMNFKKDVGPYIWTLKDIGVPADKLGEVFTRCPWIFQQDVNKLRVRIDYLRSKKFTKSDIENMIDKDPKFLLIPVEKVDAKLGFLQQEFRLTGKQVREKVSGLSKLIIAKPAVIKESKFYMKKFLGFTDRELKTIFLAYPKIFLKNVDHTSNAFNYLHNVMELPHELIAKTPIAMDTTRYFLENRHRFLVKCGRAQYDPTKPNYVSLHALLTAKEDIWCVEIAKASVAEYNQFLRTI, translated from the exons ATGTTACGACAGGCAGTAAGATTATTCTTGGAGCAACATAACAGATTGACTTACAGTTGTTTACAAGGAATTATAAGAAGAATACACATGTTAAATATCAGTGAGGCACAAATAAGAAATGGAAATGTGGTAAGAAAGTACAGTCACAATGTCTGTTTAAGGTATGTCCATTCAACAGCTGTTTATTGCAATgacaaaaacaatttgaaatatgaaagGAGTGGAAATGTTGGGGAAAAGACTCAAGATGGTGATCAATCAGGTGATATTATTACAGATAAACATAATGATGATGTAGCACTTTATGGTAAAATAGTAAACTACAAAGATAAAAGTGAAATATCTGTTCATAAAAATGAATTAGATTTGAGTAACTTTATAGATGAACTTGACAGTGATGCCAGTAATGATAATCATGATGATTCTTTTAATAATGATGATGAAGCAATAGGAAGAGAGTTAGTACCTTTAAAAGGGCAGGAACTTGTAACTGTAAAAAAGAATCGCAGGAAATCATTAGATTTGAGTAACTTGATAGATAAACTTGACAGTGATGCCAGTAATGATAATCATGATGACTTTTTTGATGATGATGAAACAGTAGGAAGAGAGTTAGTACCATTAAAAGGGCAGGAACTTGAAACTGTAAGAAAGAATCATGGAAAATCATTGGTTACGACAAATATGTATTATAAACCAAAGTCAATCACACAGTCTTTGTTGGAGGAAGAGGAAGAAGCAGCAGATATTGTTACTTCTGAAACAAATTCTGAACTGGCAAGACTTGAAGAGGAATATAATCTCGATCTAGCAGAAAAAGGACAGCTAAAGGTTCCAGGAGTGAAAAAAGTTGAGATACCAGCCCTTACAGATGTAGGACCTATTGTAAACGATTCAGAAGTTCTCCAGAAGCTAGTACAATTAGGAGTAGATCTTTCAGTTGTTCAGAAGAAAGGAATGATTGAAGATGTTTTGAAGATGAATTTTAAGAAGGATGTAGGGCCCTATATCTGGACTTTGAAAGACATTGGTGTGCCAGCAGATAAACTTGGTGAGGTGTTCACAAGATGTCCCTGGATTTTCCAGCAAGATGTAAACAAATTGAGG GTGCGTATTGATTACCTCCGGTCAAAGAAGTTTACGAAATCTGATATAGAAAACATGATTGACAAAGATCCAAAGTTCTTGTTAATACCTGTGGAAAAGGTTGATGCTAAACTAGGATTTCTACAACAGGAGTTCAGACTGACAG GAAAACAAGTGAGGGAGAAAGTGAGTGGACTGTCGAAGCTGATTATAGCCAAACCAGCAGTAATCAAG GAGAGCAAGTTTTACATGAAGAAGTTTCTTGGTTTTACAGACAGGGAGCTGAAGACCATATTCCTTGCATATCCTAAAATCTTTCTCAAAA ATGTGGATCATACTTCCAACGCCTTCAACTATCTTCATAATGTTATGGAGTTACCGCATGAATTAATTGCCAAGACTCCAATAGCAATGGACACTACACGCTACTTTCTGGAGAATAGGCACCGATTCCTTGTGAAATGTGGACGAGCCCAGTATGATCCAACAAAGCCAAATTACGTGTCGTTACATGCTTTACTTACAGCGAAAGAGGATATTTGGTGTGTGGAAATCGCCAAGGCATCTGTTGCAGAATATAATCAGTTTCTGCGAACGATCTAG